Within the Desulfobacterales bacterium genome, the region TTAATGTTGGTTAAAATGGTGAATTCTCTGTCAAGCTCCGGACACGAAGGTTTGGTGAAATTTTTTAACCCCATGATAAACCTGAATAAATGGCTTGAACAAAGCCGTTATTTTAGGCTTTTCGGGTAAAATTGTCAATCAGTATCGGCTTTAACAGTTGAATGAAATTCATTGTCCATAACGATATTGAAAAAAGCTTGACGCCAATTTCTGATACAACTATAGAATAGCTAATTTGTATCTATGAATGCCTGCCCGTTGACCCGATGATAATGGTGATGTCGTATAAGGAGGTGTAATGTCGCGTGTCGTAAAATGTGCCCATATTCAGGCATCCAATGCCCAACATGATGGCACACCCGCCGAAATCAAGGAAGCCATGATCCAAAAACATATCCCGCTCATCATAGAGGCCGGTGAAAAAGGGGTCAACATCCTGTGTCTGCAGGAAATATTCTATGGCCCCTATTTTTGTGCCGAGCAGGACATTAAGTGGTATCAAACCGCCGAACCGGTACCCGGGCCGACCACCGAGCTGCTGGCCAAGTATGCCCAAAAATATCGTATGGTCATGGTGATTCCGGTTTATGAGATGGAAATCGAAGGGGTCTATTACAATACAGCGGCAGTGGTTGATGCTGACGGCAGCTATCTGGGCAAATTTCGCAAAATTCACATCCCTCACACCTGGCCTGGTTTCTGGGAAAAATTTTATTTCAAACCGGGCAATCTGGGGTTTCCGGTATTTCAAACCGCCTACGCTAAGATAGGCGTTTATATTTGCTACGACCGGCATTTTCCCGAGTGTGCCCGCCTGCTGGCCCTCAACGGGGCGGAAATACTGTTTAACCCGTCCGCGACGACATCCGGCAAGTCACAGTATTTATGGGAGCTGGAGCAGCCGGCCCAGGCAGTTGCCAATGGCGTATTCATCGGTGCCAATAATCGCGTCGGTCTCGAAAAACCCTGGGAATTCGGCAACTTTTACGGTTCCAGCTATTTCGTGGATCCGCGCGGCGAACTGCTGGTCAAAGGCAGCGAGGACAAAGACGAAATCGTCATTGCTGATCTTGATCTGGAGCTTATCCGTGAAGTCCGCGACGGCTGGCAGTTTTTTCGCGATCTGCGACCCGATCAATACACCGATTTGACCCGCACGATCGGTTAATAAATTTAAGCCCTATTTTTCATGCTTTGGTTGGTCGAATGGCTATAGCCGCTTTTTCGACCTTTGGTTTTGAGGAAGGAAAACCCTATTCATTAACTTTAACCATCCCCGCACAACACGGGGGCAACTGCATTAAGGAGGTCAACAGATAATGAGTGAAGAAAACGCACAGGAGAAGCAACACTGGATTGTTTATCCGCTTGGCAGTAAACCCAGGTGGCCGCTGGCGGTTCTGCTCGGCATCCAGCAGTACCTGACGATGTTTGGCGCCACGGTTCTTATTCCCTTCATTGTCGGCGGGGCCATGGGGTTGCCCCCGGAGGAGCTGGCATTGATGATTTCAACCATCTTTTTTACCTCCGGACTATGCACCCTGATTCAGCAATCACCGCTGGGCAACAAGCTGCCGGTTATTCAGGGCGGTACGTTTTCATTTCTGGGGCCCACATTTGCCATCATCGGTATGGTGGCGGCCCAGAAACTAACCGGCCCGGAGCCCATGTGGCAGATTCAGATCCAGCACGTGGCCGGTGCGATCATGATCGCCTCGGTTTTTGAAATTGTCCTGGGATATACCGGTATCATGGGGCAGGTGCGCAAAATCATCAGCCCGATCGTTATCGGCCCCACCATCGCCATGATCGGTCTGGCGCTCTACGGCATCGGTGCCCCCTGGATGGCCACCAACTGGGTTATTTCACTGATTACGCTGGTGGCCTTGATTCTATACTCCCAGGTACTTTCACATTCATCCCGGGCCTTCATGCTCTTTCCGGTCCTGCTGGCTATCCTGACAGGCTGGCTGGCCGCACTGATCGGTACAATAACAGGCATGATTTCTCCGGACAGCCCGGCTTATTTGAAAACCGACCTGATCGCCAACACCCCCTGGTTAAGTTTGAAACCGTTGATGCCCTTTAAATGGGGTGTTCCGGATTTTGGCAGCGCCACCCTGTGGGCGGGCGCATTTGGCATGCTGGCCGGTTATCTGGCTTCCATGATCGAATCCATCGGTGATTATTATGCCTGTGCCCGCATATCCGAAGCGCCGGTGCCGACGGGCCGCATGATTTCGAGGGGCCTGGGTGCAGAAGGTCTGGGTTGCTTTGTAGCCGGTATTCTGCAAACCTGCAATGGGACAACCACATATTCTGAAAACATCGGCTCCATCGGTTTGACCCGTGTGGCCAGCCGGCGGGTAGTGCGCTGTGGCGCAGCGGTGATGTTGTTTATTCCGATTGTGGCCAAATTCGGTGCCGCTCTGGCCACCATTCCCAAACCGGTGGTCGGGGCCATGTTTGTGGGGCTGTTCGGCATGATTGCATCGGTTGGTTTATCCAACCTGCAAATTGTCAATTTGAACAACTCTCGCAACCTGTTTATAATCGGCATCTCCTTTTTCGCCGGGCTATCGGTGCCCTACCATTTCAGCCCGCTGCTCTCGGCCAATGCGGTCCCGATCGACTGGAGTGCAGGCGGAGCCTTTATTAGGGTTCTTGGCGAAATCCTGCAGGCCATCTTGACCACAGGAATGGCGGTGACCGCCTTGCTTGGCATACTCCTGGACAACATTCTACCCGGCGCCACCCGGTCAGAGCGCGGCCTTGAAGTCTGGGAAAAGGAAGCTTCCGACGAAGCATGGGAGGAAGCTGAAGCCAAATGGGCCGCGATGAAAGAAGGGGAAGCACGCCCCGTTTAAATTTGTTGAGCGTTTCAAATTTTAAAGGTGGAAACGTTCGAGCGGCAATCCACCAGAGGCGGATCTTCGACCTCGACAATCGCTCATATCAAACCTTGATCGAAAATGGGGAAAAGCGCATCGTGGCTTTTCCCCATTTTTACATTTTTTAAAGGAAGGTTTTTGTGCCAAAGCCGCTTCTTTATATCATCTACGTTTTGATGATCATTATCGGGCTGGTGGCCATGTATTCATTGTTGAATGCGGGGAATCCGGACAGTTTGCTGCGGCCCTTTTTCCCGGATCCCAAATATGACGTGTATGTCGCCATGGTCTCTTCAGTCCTGGTTTTTATCCTGGGTTTTTTCGTTTTTTTTTCCCGGGACCAGGAAAGCTTTCGTCAACTGGTGGCGCTGAATGCCGAGAAGATAAGGGAGCTGCGCACCGAAGGCAAAAAGGATGAAGAAATAGCGGACTCCATTCTGGCGGCGATGGGCAGCTATAGCGGCTATAAGCATAATATGGCAAGAAAGAAATTGTTGATATATTTGGCTGAGTTCAGGTAACAGAGGAATAATTGTGATTTTGAATAGGTCTCACGCCAAGACGCAAAGGCGCAAAGCTTAAATATTATCGCTAAAAAACTTCTTGGCGTCTTTGCGGCTTTGCGTGAGGTTAAAGTTCATTGGTTTCATAGAGTCGGTTATGCATTTTTTAGGTGAACAACAGTGGATCTATATTGCGATCGCATTTTTCGGGATCATCGGCTATATCGCCTGGATGCGCTGGCGCGACCGCAAATGGATCGAGACGCGCTTTGGCAGCCGCACGATCCTGGCTATGAGCTTTGGCGTCAACTTCTTCGGCAACTCATCCGATCCGGGCAAACCCAGCCGCAGCAGCGGCTTTTTGCTGTTGTTCTCCGATGTGCTCTTCTATCGCAGCCGGGTTAAAAAAATAGAGTTGGAGATTCCCGGTGCCCGTATAGCAAGGATTTATCATGACCGGGTCCACAAGGGTGTCGACCTGCGTCAATCTCTCATAAAAATTGACTTCTTAAATGATGCCGGTGAGAAAGACACCGCTGCCTTCAAGGTTCCCTACCCGCCCCAGTGGATGCAGGCCATTGAAAATGCGCTTCTCAAGAAAAAGTAAAGGTTCAAAGGTTCAGGGTTCAGGGTTATCTTTCTTTTTTAATCGTCCTCGTACTCGTCATCGTCCTTGAAAAGGTGCTGATTCACATCTAAGAAATAGATGATGGCCAAATGCATCAAGCCGAATTGACATTTCAATAATCAATTATAGATTTATCTATACATTAATTTTCATCCCAAAAAAGGGGGAAACCATGGATGTAAAGGACTATTGCGAAAGTGTAGGCAATGAACTGGCCGCCTGGAAGGCCAAAATGGGTGATGTATCTCAAAAAGCAGCTGCCCTCAAAGATGCGAACCGGGAAATAGCAGAGCCGATTGTAAAAGAGCTGAACGCCATCATGGAAGACATCGATCAGCACATTGCCATGCTGGCAAGGGAGTGCCCTTCTGAATGGAGCGATGATAAAAGCAAGATTGATGACAAGGTATCCCGGGCGAAAGACAAGTGGAAAGAAGTTTGGGGAGCATTGGGTAAAGAAGATACCGATTACGGCATAGGCGGCGCTTAATGTTCATCCATAAATGGCTATTTTTCCCAATCTCTATGTCAAAATCAGATTTTAATCGTCGACGTACTAAATGTACGCCTCCAATAAAAATCTGATTTTCCCGCGACCTTGGATAAAATATCTCATTTCTGTATAAACATTAACCACCCTGAAAAGGGCTTATCTCCAGAATACTCCAATTGATTCGGCAACTAACCATTTTGGTATGCTCCGTCATTAAGTCGGTTTACGCCTTTTGAACACAATGATTTATAAGATAAAGACGTGAAATCCCGCTTTGTAGCGGGAGCCTACGAACATGATCTGGGGCTTTGAAACCAGTTTTACTATAATAAATTGCTCATTTCCAAACTATATTAAGTTGCTCTGATCAATACGTATGATGGCAGAACTGTAAAATGGATTAGAAATTCTATTTACAATTTAAAATTGACACCTCCTATTTACCGCTCCTATAAAATAGAATATTCGCTTTTTCGTATGTGGCAAAGCCTTCAGATATGGCATGGTCAATAGTTGAAAGAAAAGATTCTAATTTA harbors:
- a CDS encoding nitrilase-related carbon-nitrogen hydrolase, which translates into the protein MSRVVKCAHIQASNAQHDGTPAEIKEAMIQKHIPLIIEAGEKGVNILCLQEIFYGPYFCAEQDIKWYQTAEPVPGPTTELLAKYAQKYRMVMVIPVYEMEIEGVYYNTAAVVDADGSYLGKFRKIHIPHTWPGFWEKFYFKPGNLGFPVFQTAYAKIGVYICYDRHFPECARLLALNGAEILFNPSATTSGKSQYLWELEQPAQAVANGVFIGANNRVGLEKPWEFGNFYGSSYFVDPRGELLVKGSEDKDEIVIADLDLELIREVRDGWQFFRDLRPDQYTDLTRTIG
- a CDS encoding solute carrier family 23 protein, which translates into the protein MSEENAQEKQHWIVYPLGSKPRWPLAVLLGIQQYLTMFGATVLIPFIVGGAMGLPPEELALMISTIFFTSGLCTLIQQSPLGNKLPVIQGGTFSFLGPTFAIIGMVAAQKLTGPEPMWQIQIQHVAGAIMIASVFEIVLGYTGIMGQVRKIISPIVIGPTIAMIGLALYGIGAPWMATNWVISLITLVALILYSQVLSHSSRAFMLFPVLLAILTGWLAALIGTITGMISPDSPAYLKTDLIANTPWLSLKPLMPFKWGVPDFGSATLWAGAFGMLAGYLASMIESIGDYYACARISEAPVPTGRMISRGLGAEGLGCFVAGILQTCNGTTTYSENIGSIGLTRVASRRVVRCGAAVMLFIPIVAKFGAALATIPKPVVGAMFVGLFGMIASVGLSNLQIVNLNNSRNLFIIGISFFAGLSVPYHFSPLLSANAVPIDWSAGGAFIRVLGEILQAILTTGMAVTALLGILLDNILPGATRSERGLEVWEKEASDEAWEEAEAKWAAMKEGEARPV